One stretch of Carassius carassius chromosome 18, fCarCar2.1, whole genome shotgun sequence DNA includes these proteins:
- the LOC132092216 gene encoding heat shock factor protein 2-like, whose protein sequence is MKHSSNVPAFLTKLWTLVEDSDTNEFICWSQEGNSFLVLDEQRFAKEILPKFFKHNNMASFIRQLNMYGFHKVLHIETGIVKQERDGPVEFQHPYFKHGQDDLLENIKRKVSNARPEENKIRQEDLSKILTNVQNVHEQQENMDARLATLKRENEALWTEISDLRQKHAQQQQVIKELVQFIFTLVQNNRMLNLKRKRPLALSSNGKKSKFIHQIFEEPMDHSKSPANGLNGLKNSSDISEDVVICDITDEDTEFIDGVSVPADQVDAEIVEVAYESSPNKRNDSTIGSVTNSITQQEAVPKSTASILQLNKPSGLSSEDPVKLMDSILSENGALSQNINLLGKVELMDYLDSIDCSLEDFQAMLYGKQFSIDPDIIEEAFSETKGNANKGKSEPGNTDKQLIQYTTCPLLAFLDGGTPLAPSDPPAENLTQSILPRSPEEPADLLDKALEMENEIPRSSLIRLEPLTEEEASETTLFYLCELNSDLPSADTPQLDI, encoded by the exons GAAGGAAACAGTTTCCTTGTACTGGATGAACAAAGGTTTGCAAAAGAGATTCTCCCAAAATTTTTCAAGCACAACAACATGGCCAGTTTCATCCGACAGCTCAACATGT ATGGTTTTCACAAGGTGTTGCACATTGAAACGGGCATAGTGAAGCAAGAGCGAGATGGACCAGTTGAATTCCAACATCCATACTTCAAACATGGGCAAGATGACCTGCTAGAGAATATCAAAAGAAAG GTCTCCAATGCACGGCCCGAGGAGAACAAAATAAGACAAGAAGATCTTTCTAAAATTCTGACAAATGTTCAGAATGTCCACGAGCAGCAAGAAAACATGGATGCTAGACTTGCTACGCTGAAAAG AGAGAATGAAGCTCTTTGGACAGAGATTTCAGACCTCAGACAGAAACATGCACAGCAGCAGCAGGTCATAAAGGAG CTGGTGCAGTTCATCTTCACATTGGTTCAGAACAATCGCATGTTAAATTTAAAACGCAAAAG ACCGCTTGCTCTGAGCAGTAATGGAAAGAAGTCAAAATTCATCCACCAGATCTTTGAGGAACCTATGGACCACAGCAAA TCCCCAGCAAATGGACTCAATGGATTGAAAAACAGCTCTGACATTTCTGAAGATGTCGTCATTTGTGACATCACAGATGAAGATACGGAGTTTATAGATGGCGTATCTGTACCGGCTGACCAAGT agaTGCTGAAATTGTGGAAGTGGCTTATGAAAGCAGTCCAAATAAAAGAAACGACAGCACAATTGGAAGTGTAACAAATTCAATCACTCAACAAGAAGCAGTACCCAAAAGCACCGCAAGCATCCTGCAATTGAACAAACCGTCAGGTCTAAGTTCAGAGGATCCAGTGAAGCTGATGGACTCTATTCTCAGCGAAAATGGAGCCCTTTCACAAAACATAAACCTTCTTGGCAA AGTTGAGTTGATGGACTATCTGGACAGTATTGACTGCAGTCTGGAAGACTTCCAGGCCATGTTGTATGGAAAACAGTTCAGCATTGATCCAGATATCATAGAG GAAGCGTTCTCGGAAACAAAGGGTAATGCCAACAAAGGTAAGTCTGAGCCTGGCAACACAG ATAAGCAGCTGATCCAGTACACAACCTGCCCTCTGCTGGCCTTCCTGGATGGAGGCACCCCTCTGGCCCCATCAGATCCTCCAGCTGAAAACCTGACCCAATCTATCCTGCCCCGGAGCCCTGAAGAACCCGCAGACCTGTTGGACAAGGCCCTGGAGATGGAGAACGAGATTCCTCGCAGCTCTCTGATCCGTCTGGAGCCCCTCACAGAGGAAGAGGCGAGCGAGACCACGCTGTTctatctgtgtgaactgaactctGACCTGCCCAGCGCCGACACGCCACAGCTCGATATCTGA
- the LOC132092217 gene encoding serine incorporator 1-like produces the protein MGAVLGLCSMASWIPCLCGSAPCLLCRCCPSGNNSTVSRLIYAFFMLLGVGIACIMLMPGMEGHLKKIPGFCEGGTGSSIPGVKGHVNCDVLVGYKAVYRVCFGMAMFFLLFSLIMVKVKSSQDPRAAVHNGFWFFKFAAATAITVGAFFIPEGPFTTVWFYIGMAGAFCFILIQLVLLIDFAHSWNESWVEKMEEGNSRCWYAALLSATAMNYALSLISLILFYVYYTHSDGCTENKVFISINMLLCVGASVMSVLPKIQESQPRSGLLQSSIVTLYTMYLTWSSMTNEPDRKCNPSLLGIIGLNSTTPAGQDRVVQWWDAQGIVGLILFLMCVLYSSIRNSSNAQVNKLTLSSDESALIEDGPAPENFEVGDGTSRAFDNEKDGVTYSYSFFHFMLFLASLYIMMTLTNWYSPDANYETMTSKWPSVWVKITSSWICISLYVWTLVAPLVLTNRDFD, from the exons ATGGGGGCCGTACTCGGGCTTTGTTCCATGGCCAGTTGG ATTCCTTGCCTTTGTGGCAGTGCTCCCTGCCTGCTGTGCAGATGCTGCCCGAGTGGAAACAACTCCACAGTCTCTCGGCTGATCTATGCCTTCTTTATGCTGCTGGGTGTGGGCATCGCCTGCATCATGCTCATGCCAGGCATGGAGGGGCATCTGAAGAAG ATTCCAGGCTTTTGTGAAGGAGGAACGGGGTCGTCCATCCCGGGAGTCAAAGGTCATGTGAATTGCGATGTGCTGGTGGGCTATAAGGCTGTGTATCGTGTGTGCTTTGGGATGGCCATGTTCTTCCTGCTCTTCTCTCTCATCATGGTAAAGGTCAAGAGCAGCCAGGACCCAAGAGCTGCTGTGCATAACGG GTTTTGGTTCTTCAAGTTTGCGGCTGCCACTGCTATTACAGTTGGAGCTTTCTTCATTCCTGAAGGCCCCTTTACTACTG TCTGGTTTTACATTGGCATGGCTGGAGCATTCTGTTTCATCCTCATCCAGTTGGTGCTCTTGATCGACTTTGCTCACTCTTGGAACGAGTCCTGGGTGGAAAAAATGGAGGAGGGAAACTCTCGTTGCTGGTACGCAG CTCTTCTGTCTGCCACAGCCATGAACTACGCTCTGTCACTGATCTCTCTGATCTTGTTCTATGTGTATTACACTCACTCCGATGGCTGCACTGAGAACAAAGTCTTCATCAGCATCAACATGCTGCTGTGCGTTGGTGCATCTGTCATGTCCGTCTTGCCTAAAATCCAG GAGTCCCAGCCCAGGTCTGGTCTCTTGCAGTCCTCCATTGTTACACTGTACACCATGTATCTGACCTGGTCTTCCATGACCAATGAGCCTG ACCGCAAATGCAACCCTAGCTTGCTTGGCATTATTGGCCTCAACAGTACCACCCCTGCTGGTCAGGACCGTGTTGTTCAGTGGTGGGATGCCCAGGGCATTGTGGGCTTGATTTTGTTCCTGATGTGTGTGCTGTACTCCAG CATCCGCAACTCCAGCAATGCCCAAGTGAACAAACTGACCCTCAGCAGCGACGAGTCTGCTCTGATCGAGGACGGTCCCGCTCCAGAGAACTTTGAAGTGGGTGATGGCACCAGCCGTGCCTTTGACAATGAGAAAGACGGAGTCACCTATAGCTACTCTTTCTTCCACTTCATGCTCTTCTTGGCTTCTCTGTACATCATGATGACACTGACAAACTGGTACAG CCCTGATGCCAATTATGAGACTATGACCAGCAAGTGGCCCTCTGTGTGGGTGAAAATCACCTCCAGTTGGATCTGCATCTCTCTGTACGTGTGGACCCTGGTGGCTCCGCTGGTCCTCACTAACCGTGATTTCGACTGA